The following are encoded together in the Babesia microti strain RI chromosome II, complete genome genome:
- a CDS encoding NIP7, 60S ribosome subunit biogenesis protein NIP7 (overlaps_old_locusTagID:BBM_II02440), whose amino-acid sequence MRPLNDEETHLVFEKLAKYVGGNLPRLMEGEHFLRLHKERVYYVNKVILKHLSTIGNKNLVSAGVCIGKFTKSRQFKLTITAIQLLAHYSTNKVWLKSGDQSFLYGNHVLKRHIGRCSSSMPANSGVVIFTEINNLPIGFGVTSKSSESLEKSNPEDIAVFHQADIGEYLRHESDII is encoded by the exons ATGCGGCCACTGAACGATGAGGAGACGCATTTAGTGTTTGAAAAACTGGCCAAATA TGTGGGTGGTAACTTGCCTCGGCTCATGGAGGGAGAACACTTTTTGCGATTACACAAGGAACGCGTTTACTACGTAAA TAAAGTTATTCTAAAACATCTATCGACAATTGGAAATAAGAATCTA gtgaGTGCTGGAGTTTGCATCGGCAAATTTACCAAGAGTAGGCAGTTTAAACTCACAATAACAGCCATCCAGCTGCTAGCCCACTATTCTACCAACAAAGTATGGTTAAAATCTGGCGACCAATCATTTCTCTATGGTAACCACGTGTTGAAGAGGCATATTGGTAGATGTTCTAGCTCCATGCCAGCTAATAGTGGAGTTGTTATATTTACtgaaataaataacttGCCGATCGGGTTTGGGGTTACTAGCAAGAGCTCTGAAAGTTTGGAAAAGTCCAATCCCGAGGACATTGCTGTTTTTCACCAAGCAGATATAGGAGAATATTTGCGCCACGAATCTGACATTATCTAA
- a CDS encoding transcription factor with AP2 domain(s) (ApiAP2) (overlaps_old_locusTagID:BBM_II02450;~overlaps_old_locusTagID:BBM_II02455), translating to MDKAVGGVRPQLPMDPGHKDDTISSCNPNDPCESRYKNNALPGTRNLSDCKINTAIPIGQQNDNMTSYVYSSADSLYCKDLIGLAQLNHLPSLQETQLKNTSTDSISTVDSQLAVPAVLGPKRKNRQNVQNNAPPATATNTKTSYANGSASPASVPGNSRVNCNSSGGYPGVSWNRRMGAWLSFYYDNYCRRSRTFHPKHFNMDVEAARLAAVSFIKTVEGNPRSKRIRRAEKGIRPKSTALVSKSQYISADLAHASTPKSPNCRSMAGVDLAAVAPTATAARGWSPYYVVPNEDYYAGENYWKSIAMLDTYSLPEQLCGYTPNSPMMGFVLPSTGYMNYDNSYYAHHPLPHSCPKAQNLSAAASPSKDYDYGTQPQYVPHVEAVPANNVYTSDQHPDLNSLFYLNPVKCSQPAANSAGFYIDQ from the exons ATGGATAAAGCTGTAGGAGGCGTGCGCCCACAATTACCGATGGACCCCGGCCACAAAGACGATACAATCTCGTCGTGCAATCCTAATGACCCGTGCGAAAGTCGTTACAAAAATAACGCGCTGCCAGGAACGAGAAACCTCTCCGACTGTAAAATTAACACTGCAATACCAATAGGCCAACAG AATGATAATATGACTAGTTATGTCTATTCTAGCGCTGACAGCCTCTACTGCAAGGACCTCATAGGTTTGGCGCAACTAAACCACTTGCCATCACTGCAAGAAACACAACTCAAAAACACTTCTACTGATTCCATCAGCACTGTAGACTCTCAGCTGGCTGTTCCGGCTGTACTGGGGCCTAAGAGAAAGAATCGTCAAAATGTCCAGAACAACGCGCCACCAGCGACTGCCACCAATACAAAAACCTCGTATGCCAACGGGTCAGCCAGCCCAGCGTCTGTGCCCGGGAATAGCCGCGTTAACTGTAACTCCTCAGGCGGATATCCTGGTGTGAGCTGGAACCGCAGGATGGGCGCATGGCTGAGCTTTTACTATGATAACTATTGTCGCCGCAGCCGTACATTCCATCCCAAACACTTCAACATGGACGTGGAGGCGGCTAGGCTTGCTGCGGTAAGCTTTATCAAAACCGTTGAGGGAAACCCCAGGTCCAAAAGAATCAGACGTGCCGAGAAAGGCATCAGGCCAAAGTCCACCGCCCTGGTCTCCAAGTCGCAATATATTAGTGCTGATTTGGCACATGCATCTACTCCTAAAAGCCCTAATTGTCGGTCCATGGCCGGGGTAGATTTGGCAGCCGTAGCTCCCACCGCAACCGCAGCTAGGGGATGGAGCCCCTACTATGTAGTTCCTAATGAAGACTACTACGCGGGCGAAAACTATTGGAAATCAATTGCAATGTTGGATACTTACTCACTTCCCGAACAGCTTTGCGGATATACCCCCAATAGTCCTATGATGGGCTTTGTGCTTCCTTCCACAGGGTACATGAATTACGACAACAGCTACTACGCCCACCATCCTCTTCCTCATTCATGCCCAAAAGCTCAAAATTTAAGTGCGGCTGCCAGCCCAAGTAAGGACTATGACTATGGTACACAACCTCAGTATGTGCCACATGTGGAAGCTGTGCCTGCGAATAATGTATACACCAGTGATCAGCACCCCGACCTGAATAGTCTTTTTTACTTGAATCCAGTTAAATGCAGTCAGCCGGCTGCGAATTCTGCCGGCTTTTACATTGATCAGTAG
- a CDS encoding hypothetical protein (overlaps_old_locusTagID:BBM_II02435) — protein sequence MRPAKKYKSRIRKGDKNKCRSRRKLNSLNINVVSKIALKKQSKRRPGKQGSQQKVGQIETLDVGSLIDISSYRCAIAGLSNKAINEPDKCDNYIEPLFHIARKRGGGSDQTKSIAANLAIKSIGILLSCLSTSGADEESLRAKKALDEFSKILASKLTSNPVLVGLLVAKLVASDFRTPNDTILSLCLTCCSQSTYKQQSDEVTRAIGDNLEVVKSIFQLGSMSDCARVIKLINGLHKYSFNPQLISLIPLTNIRDREFSANAYFQFQFHKVSKDIREKLRYAAVNETPDVVAKYKKVILEQVLALYFKILKNPRVKSCELLITCLNGLCVFIQFLNLDIQKDILNQIICYQDRQVCPLVTLTSLDCAMKIMKYSQSSLMKADISWIFDSLIDKINLTDMPSGKNNDKSFTTEISIESNGCKDKLIKTLCVVMDHLGYFINPSCDIQRIAQLVSKLLCFTMLCDTTNAKILLTMVFNLVKKFPMLKDLFDEQGMVISGTGKFETCHWHIAALRCHFAPKIREFVAEQLSYCKNSTFDF from the exons ATGAGACCTGctaaaaaatacaaatcCAGAATTAGGAAAGgcgataaaaataaatgcaGGAGCAGGCGTAAATTGAATTCACTCAATATAAATGTAGTATCCAAAATAGCACTAAAGAAACAAAGTAAGCGTAGGCCCGGAAAACAAGGCTCACAGCAGAAAGTAGGACAAATTGAGACATTGGATGTAGGATCACTCATTGATATTAGTTCCTACAGATGTGCTATAGCTGGATTGTCCAATAAGGCCATAAATGAGCCGGATAAATGTGACAATTACATTGAACCACTCTTCCACATCGCACGTAAAAGGGGTGGAGGTAGTGACCAAACCAAATCTATAGCAGCCAATCTGGCCATTAAATCCATTGGTATACTACTTTCCTGCCTGTCAACCAGCGGTGCTGATGAGGAATCCCTTAGAGCTAAGAAGGCATTGGACGAGTTTAGCAAGATTTTGGCAAGCAAATTGACTAGCAACCCTGTACTAGTGGGATTACTAGTAGCAAAACTCGTAGCTTCTGACTTTAGAACACCAAATGACACCATTTTATCTTTATGTTTAACTTGTTGTAGCCAAAGTACTTATAAACAGCAATCCGATGAAGTAACTAGGGCTATTGGTGATAATTTGGAAGTTGTTAAGAGCATATTTCAACTTGGATCAATGAGTGATTGTGCTAGggtgataaaattgattaatgggttacataaatattcatttaacCCTCAATTGATATCGCTAATCCctttaacaaatataagGGACAGGGAG TTTTCGGCTAACGCATATTTCCAGTTTCAATTCCATAAAGTATCCAAGGATATAAGAGAGAAACTGAGATATGCAGCGGTAAATGAAACCCCAGATGTGGTAGCCAAATATAAAAAGGTTATTTTAGAGCAAGTACTGGCGCTTTACTTTAAGATTTTAAAAAACCCTCGAGTGAAATCTTGTGAATTATTGATTACTTGCCTCAATGGTTTGTGTgtttttatccaatttttaaatttggatatacaaaaggatattttaaatcaaattatatgttacCAGGACAGACAAGTTTGCCCACTTGTAACTTTAACTTCATTGGATTGTGCAatgaaaattatgaaatattcGCAATCTTCGCTCATGAAA GCGGATATTTCTTGGATCTTTGACAGTttaatagataaaattaatctGACAGATATGCCTTCGGgcaaaaataatgataaatcgTTTACCACTGAAATTTCTATTGAATCAAATGGATGCAAAGACAAACTGATAAAAACACTATGTGTGGTTATGGACCATTTGGGATACTTTATCAACCCATCTTGCGACATACAGCGCATAGCTCAGTTGGTATCTAAACTATTATGCTTTACTATGTTATGCGACACGACCAATGCTAAAATCTTGCTGACTATGGTATTTAATCTGGTTAAAAAGTTTCCCATGTTAAAGGACTTATTTGATGAACAGGGAATGGTGATTTCCGG TACAGGCAAATTCGAGACTTGTCACTGGCATATTGCGGCGTTGAGATGTCATTTTGCCCCTAAGATTAGAGAATTCGTCGCTGAGCAGCTTTCATATTGTAAAAACAGtacatttgatttttag
- a CDS encoding YL1 nuclear protein (overlaps_old_locusTagID:BBM_II02415), with the protein MIKREVESDDSNEERSENGSKDSKNEDDEYNSSDESSFDEMSVGIALELPKRANRSKKYTQLVGESLEKDQQFWEHSTWDEEKEDEDYNCSEGESFYEYETDSDFDDSESDEEDEIVENVETKKKKFKTKSYVDPAIVRARKVQNATKEHSGVKRIKRTKSIEYGIANRSKRDTTMRKTEAIMAQQEREKIIREAKRAVKKVKHGSSGGKMPSQEELLEEAKRVEKMNRESLEALLASEVEKRRYTKYTKQKVKGHYDIWISWNSLVSIIKGDIEEPIVERALEMYFFTNGKIPAIYEQDTNVEPQIVRCAISGNMAKYIDPLTKLPFDSVNSFRKIREQHQSEQSYLQMKSAEDVTE; encoded by the exons ATGATTAAAAGAGAGGTCGAATCAGATGACTCTAATGAAGAAAGGAGTGAAAATGGAAGTAAAGACTCTAAGAATGAAGATGACGAATACAACTCAAGCGATGAATCTTCATTTGATGAAATGAGTGTTGGTATTGCATTGGAGCTTCCTAAACGGGCAAATAGATCTAAGAA ATACACACAACTTGTGGGCGAAAGTTTGGAAAAGGATCAACAATTTTGGGAACACTCCACTTGGGATGAAGAGAAAGAAGATGAGGATTACAATTGTAGCGAAGGTGAAAGCTTTTATGAGTACGAGACTGATTCTGATTTTGATGATTCTGAATCTGATGAGGaagatgaaattgttgaGAATGTTGAGACGAAGaagaaaaaatttaaaactaAATCGTACGTTGACCCTGCCATCGTCCGCGCTAGGAAGGTTCAAAATGCTACAAAAGAGCATAGTGGAGTGAAAAGGATAAAGCGTACCAAATCCATCGAATATGGAATCGCAAATAGGTCCAAAAGGGACACTACAATGAGGAAAACGGAGGCCATTATGGCTCAACAAGAGAGAGAGAAG ATAATAAGAGAAGCCAAACGTGCCGTTAAGAAGGTGAAACATGGAAGTTCTGGTGGGAAAATGCCTTCACAAGAAGAATTACTGGAGGAAGCCAAAAGAGTTGAGAAGATGAATAGGGAATCACTTGAAGCTTTGTTGGCTTCCGAAGTTGAGAAGAGACGCTATACAAAATACACCAAACAAAA AGTCAAGGGACACTACGACATTTGGATCAGTTGGAACAGTTTAGTTTCAATTATCAAGGGGGATATCGAGGAACCGATTGTGGAGAGGGCACTtgaaatgtatttttttacCAATGGAAAAATACCGGCAATATATGAACAAGACACAAATGTTGAGCCCCAAATTGTCAGATGTGCTATAAGCGGAAATATGGCAAAATATATCGACCCTTTAACCAAGCTCCCCTTCGATTCTGTGAATTCATTTAGGAAGATCAGGGAGCAGCACCAATCAGAACAGTCCTATTTACAAATGAAAAGTGCTGAAGATGTCACGGAGTGA
- a CDS encoding hypothetical protein (overlaps_old_locusTagID:BBM_II02445;~overlaps_old_locusTagID:BBM_II02450), with amino-acid sequence MTQRTYGATSRTCVHTLIDVASVLFTIGRLKILFVPLYLFVLAFFLPTNITLIHGREADHFFEEGTVPQVDIQLQPPKRWKASSASLGFIRQSLRNYIAKEIAAQRPRLLSRHGNKTNRAQSLIVDGQIVKQ; translated from the exons ATGACTCAGCGCACTTACGGCGCGACATCACGCACCTGTGTGCATACCTTAATCGATGTCGCATCGGTCCTTTTCACCATCGGACGCCTAAAAATTCTATTCGTGCCCCTTTACTTATTTGTTCTAGCCTTCTTCCTGCCTACGAATATCACTTTGATTCATGGGAGGGAGGCCGATCACTTTTTCGAGGAAGGTACGGTACCGCAGGTGGACATACAGCTCCAGCCACCCAAGAG GTGGAAGGCAAGTTCAGCAAGTCTGGGATTCATCAGGCAGTCGCTGAGGAATTACATTGCTAAGG AAATCGCTGCGCAGAGACCCCGTCTGTTGAGTAGACACGGGAACAAGACAAATAGGGCACAATCTTTAATAGTAGACGGTCAAATAGTCAAACAGTGA
- a CDS encoding hypothetical protein (overlaps_old_locusTagID:BBM_II02420;~overlaps_old_locusTagID:BBM_II02425;~overlaps_old_locusTagID:BBM_II02430), which yields MNFLKGLVDVILADDAQSFKALKSQNRDSGVCLRLLRKYGVATVSKLSDILRQNEEALEQLTKQIEIDNDTISQLSQSINLKQDLEQRLFNFKKKVVELEAECDELRAKDTINRANISQLTKELVYYKELVESKSEIISGLAIKLYKKDTMRDKSLESELAFAKASVMDMQNKLANLQKMSTRFNMETDHSAIKSISSTNSDDLQRLDTARPNKIDKFGDFTGNIKDMLGDLSEMSSSILSRSATKLRSSPILRMSSDGQQKYNNLYDASDDKFYQLLLEREARAIKVAEKFAIEILNSSQKDNGRALLNSEAELLMDKRLTSLAAQVETMKSQMEAEREKYNEIATMNEELRATCSELKKMINMSRDRIEPPLPNKIEIVYINALDIVHLDLPSTLIESKAFEFNNCSYNAEHTDNVKSSQKFDTWDDFDEPWEEFTPKKDSPTHVPESSVLPIKSCENVCTSPTAGDKANVWDQDMDCFDDV from the exons atgaattttttaaaggGCCTAGTAGATGTAATTCTTGCCGATGATGCCCAATCTTTTAAGGCATTAAAATCACAAAACAGGGATTCAGGTGTTTGCTTACGTCTACTTCGCAAATACGGCGTGGCCACAGTATCTAAGCTATCCGACATCTTGCGCCAGAATGAGGAAGCACTGGAGCAACTTACTaaacaaattgaaatagACAATGACACTATCTCTCAACTATCGCAATCTATCAATCTAAAACAGGATCTGGAACAGCgtttatttaatttcaaaaaaaagGTTGTGGAGCTTGAGGCAGAGTGTGATGAATTACGAGCTAAGGATACAATAAATCGCGCAAATATCTCACAATTGACTAAGGAATTGGTGTATTATAAGG AATTGGTGGAATCAAAATCGGAGATAATCTCTGGATTGGCAATCAAACTGTACAAAAAGGACACTATGAGAGATAAGAGTTTGGAAAGTGAGTTGGCATTTGCCAAGGCCAGTGTTATGGATATGCAAAATAAATTAGCGAACTTACAAAAAATGTCGACCCGATTCAACATGGAGACTGATCACTCGGCGATCAAATCAATATCTTCCACAAACAGCGATGATTTACAGCGATTAGATACTGCTAGACCAAATAAAATCGACAAATTTGGCGATTTTACTGGTAACATAAAAGATATGCTGGGGGATTTGTCGGAAATGTCTAGTAGTATCCTCAGCCGTTCCGCGACAAAATTGAGATCCTCACCCATCCTTAGGATGTCTTCTGATGGccaacaaaaatataataaccTATATGATGCTagtgatgataaattttatcaattattgcTTGAAAGGGAAGCCAGGGCTATTAAGGTGGCagaaaaatttgccatagaaatattaaatagttCGCAGAAGGATAACGGGAGAGCACTACTAAACTCCGAAGCGGAATTGCTTATGGATAAAAGATTAACTTCATTGGCAGCACAGGTTGAAACGATGAAATCACAAATGGAAGCGGAGCGAGAAAAGTACAATGAGATTGCTAC AATGAATGAAGAACTAAGGGCCACCTGTTCAgaattgaaaaaaatgatcAACATGTCTAGGGATAGAATTGAGCCACCGCTTCCGAATAAAATCGAAATTGTATACATAAACGCCCTAGACATAGTGCATTTAGATCTACCATCCACACTAATTGAATCCAAGGCTTTCgaatttaacaattgtagTTACAATGCTGAACACACGGATAACGTCAAATCAAGTCAGAAATTTGATACCTGGGATGATTTTGATGAACCTTGGGAGGAGTTTACGCCAAAAAAGGATTCTCCCACTCACGTTCCAGAATCTTCAGTGCTACCAATCAAATCATGTGAAAATGTTTGTACCTCGCCAACAGCAGGAGACAAGGCAAATGTCTGGGACCAGGATATGGACTGTTTTGATGATGTATAG
- a CDS encoding conserved Plasmodium protein, unknown function (overlaps_old_locusTagID:BBM_II02420) produces MRPLPLCKKLHVSKISSVINVKYYTLTSTQFNPSKNALPVSKRVVELTPILSSTLKGKHLVALASTLCNNYKSFIAHKDADIVSRFWFIIIARLIDLINTSVEDCTVYLWKQRIPHNGSIYSNTSKQINLAEVTKLLKYFSIIRLMDQESPVSRLLNNAQWITHLLNSKLQNKMIPNIAPVNPVGNTPFFNRIFTPILSETSNAPNDETINSCNFTNAPSHLVKYEWILDQSFNFCMPIGYSDHITSVSDFITALKATLITNINDYIRSNCDTNCYAKLSMYIAMLSPSKPISPPYFNEIILKNLDQMKNQISEHICTNINSLKPQLFAFIANASGIGGNLTVLDCLEKYLIGEDGLPTGLAMSLHPDHLENICYAFSRRRVIKRGVFESLAIIVQYKFDDFNPIVTLNLLFSFSRVNNVDMVAKYLINKINTYTHEQLLRVSEKVLANAMQALASFYNHPEPYVKLAQVITAKRTKSTGFNNDKVIYSSVIKRLLERGVMNEPLGDCILYNQLIKLVNT; encoded by the exons ATGAGACCGTTGCCCTTGTGTAAGAAATTACATGTGAGCAAAATATCATCCgttataaatgtaaaatattacacattAACATCAACACAATTTAACCCAAGCAAAAACGCTCTACCTGTGTCCAAAAGAGTTGTAGAACTCACTCCTATTTTAAGCTCTACTTTGAAAGGAAAACATTTGGTGGCTCTCGCTAGTACGTTGTGTAACAATTATAAGTCATTTATCGCACACAAAGATGCAGACATTGTTTCTAGATTTTGGTTTATAATCATAGCTAGATTGATTGATCTGATCAATACATCAGTTGAAGATTGTACTGTGTATTTGTGGAAGCAAAGGATTCCACACAATGGATCGATTTATTCAAACACTAgtaaacaaattaaccTTGCTGAGGTTACAAAATTACTGAAATACTTTTCAATTATCCGTCTTATGGATCAAGAATCCCCTGTATCACGATTACTAAACAATGCACAATGGATAacacatttattaaattcaaaattgcaaaataaaaTGATCCCAAATATTGCACCTGTGAACCCTGTTGGCAACACTCCATTTTTTAACAGAATCTTTACACCAATATTATCTGAAACATCAAATGCACCAAACGATGAAACTATTAATTCATGCAATTTCACTAATGCGCCAAGTCACCTTGTCAAGTATGAATGGATTTTAGACcaatcattcaatttttgcatgCCAATTGGGTATTCTGATCATATTACATCAGTTTCAGACTTTATCACGGCCCTAAAAGCCACTCTAATTACTAACATTAACGATTATATCCGATCAAACTGTgatacaaattgttatgCAAAGCTATCAATGTATATAGCAATGTTATCACCAAGTAAACCAATTTCTCCACCTTACTTTAACgaaattattttgaaaaatttggatcaaatgaaaaatcaaatatctGAACATATAtgtacaaatattaattcACTTAAACCTCAGCTATTTGCATTTATAGCTAATGCATCTGGTATAGGGGGAAATCTAACAGTATTG GATTGTTTAGAAAAGTATCTAATTGGTGAGGACGGATTGCCTACAGGTTTGGCAATGTCATTACATCCGGACCATTTGGAAAACATTTGTTACGCATTCTCAAGGCGAAGGGTTATTAAAAGGGGCGTGTTCGAATCATTAGCCATTATT GTtcaatacaaatttgaCGATTTTAACCCGATAGTAACGTTAAATCTACTGTTTAGCTTCTCTCGTGTTAATAATGTGGATATGGTTGCTAAGTATCTAATTAATAagataaatacatatacCCATGAGCAATTACTTAGAGTTTCTGAAAAAGTCCTGGCCAATGCAATGCAAGCGCTTGCTAGTTTTTACAACCACCCTGAGCcatatgtaaaattggCCCAAGTAATTACAGCCAAAAGGACTAAATCCACCGGTTTTAATAATGACAAAGTCATATATAGCAGTGTGATTAAACGATTATTGGAAAGG GGCGTAATGAATGAACCATTGGGTGATTGTATACTATACAAT CAACTAATAAAACTAGTCAATACATAA